The following nucleotide sequence is from Nesterenkonia xinjiangensis.
CGTCCAGCCGACGCAGGATGAGCCCCTCGCGCAGGGCCCAGGGACAGATCTGCAGCTCCTCGACGCCGAACGCCCGCATCGCCGTCTCGGCCACCAGAGCTCCTGCGAAGACCTGCCGGGCACGGATCGTGGAGACGCCGGGCAGCTCCGCCCGCTCGGCCGCGCTCATCAGCCCCAGCCGCTTGACCAGCGCCTTGAGATCCTTGTGCGTCAGGACACGCGGTTCGTACGGACCGGCCGCCGAGGGGGCCGCGCCGGTCATCCGGGCCAGGGAGCGGAACGTCTTGGAGGTGGCGAGCACTTCGGTGTGCGAGTTGGGCGTCGGGAACTCCAGACGGGCCGCCTCGACCTCCTCCCGCACATAGGTCTTCAGCGCCTTGATCTGATCCTTGGTGGGCGGATCATCAGGCAGCCAGTCTCGCGTCAGCCGACCGGCCCCCAGCGGCACCGACATCGCGGAGGTGGGCAGCTCGTCCTGCCCGTAGGCGATCTCGAAGGAGCCGCCGCCGATGTCGAAGTTCAGGATGTGCCCCGCGCTCCACCCGCGCCAGCGGCGCGCCGCCAGGAAGGTCATCGCTGACTCCTGGGCACCGGTGAGCTCCATGAGCTCCACATCGGTCTGCGCGGCCACCCGGGCCAGCACCTCGTCTCCGTTGGTGGCCTCCCGGATCGCCGAGGTGCAGAACGACAGCAGGTCCTCGGCCCGATGACGGGCCGCGAAGCGGGCGGCCTCATCGATGAAGCCGATCAGCTCCTCCTGCCCCTGAACGGTGATCGCACCGTCGGAGTCCAGATGCCTGACCAGGGAGAGCGGGCGCTTGTGCGAGGCGAAGGCCTCCGGCTTGGCCCCGATATGGGCGTCCACCAGAAGCAGATGGACAGTGTTGGAACCGATGTCGAGCACGCCCAGACGCATGGTCCCCTACTTCCCCGAACCGGCGGTGGCCGCCTTCTTGGTGGAGGCCTTCTTCGCTGAGGAGCTCTTCTTCGCCGACGAGGCCTTCGAGCCGGAGCCCGCCGTGCGACCGCCCTTCTTCGCCGGCGCCTTGGCCCGCTTCTCGGCCAACAGCTCGAAGGCCCGATCCTTGGTCAGCGACTCCACCGAGGTGCCCCGCGGGACCGTCATGTTGGTCTCGCCGTCGGTGACATAGGGCCCGAAACGACCGTCCTTGACCACGACGGGCTTCTCCGACGTCGGGTCCTGCCCGAACTCGGCCAGCGGCTTCGCCGCCTGACGCCGTCCACGCTGCTTGGGCTGGGCATAGATCGCCTGGGCCTGCTCCAGCGTGACCGTGAACAGCTGCTCCTCGGACTCCAGCGAGCGAGAGTCGGTGCCCTTCTTCAGGTACGGGCCGAATCGGCCGTTCTGCGCGGTGATCTCCTCGCCGTCGGCGTCGACGCCGACCACCCGCGGCAGCGAGAGCAGCTTCAGCGCATCCTCCAGCGTCACCGTCTCCAGGGACATGTCCTTGAGCAGCGAGCCGGTGCGCGGCTTCACCTTCGCCGGCTTCTTCTTCGGCTTGGGCTTGCCGTTCTTGTAATACTCGGTCGGCTGCGCGTCCATGTGCGCCTGGACCTGCTCCTCGGTCATCTCCTCGACGACCTCAGTCACATAGGGGCCGTAGCGACCGTCCTTGGCGACGATCTCCCGGCCTGTCTCCGGATCATGGCCGAGCACCCGTCCAGAATGCTGGGCCTGCTCGAAGAGTTCCTCAGCGCGTGCGGCAGTCAGCTCGTCCGGGGCCAGCTCCTCCGGGATGTTCGCCCGCAGCGGCTGTGCCGCCTCGTCGCCCTCAGCGGCCGGACGCTCCAGATAGGGTCCGTAGCGACCCACTCGCAGCGTGACGCCCTCGGCGATCTCCATGGAGTTGATCGCCCGGGCGTCGATCTCGCCGAGGTTGTCGACGACATGTCGCAGGCCCTCTACGCCGCTGTCGGCACCGAAGTAGAAGCCCTGCAGCCAGGCCTCACGCTCGATCTCCCCGCGGGCGATCTGGTCCAGGTCGTCCTCCATCCGGGCGGTGAAGTCGTAGTCCACGTAGCGACCGAAGTGCTCCTCCAGCAGACGGATCACCGAGAAGGCGGTCCAGGAGGGCACCAGTGCGGAGCCGCGCTTCGTGACATAGCCACGGTCCATGATGGTGGAGATGGTGGGCGCATAGGTGGAGGGGCGGCCGATCTCCCGCTTCTCGAGCTCTGCGACGATGCTCGCCTCCGTATAGCGAGCCGGCGGTGTGGTCTCGTGCCCCTTGGCCCGGACGTCCTCGCCGGTGATGGACTCGCCCTTCTCCAGCTTCGGCAGGCGCTTGTCCCCGGATCCGGAGGCGTCGTCCTTCTCCTCGCCGTCACCGGCGGTCTTCTCCCGGATCTCCTCATAGGCGGCGAAGAAGCCCGGAAAGGTGATGACCGTGCCGGAGGCACCGAAGGTGGCCCTGCGCCCGTCCACGGCCTGCCCGGTGAGCCGCACTGAGGCGGTGAAGCCCTTGGCGTCGGCCATCTGCGAAGCGACCGTGCGCTTCCAGACCAGCTCGTAGAGGCGGAACTCCTCCTTGGACAGCTCCCCGGCCACCTGGCCGGGCGTGCGGAAGTGGTCACCGGCCGGGCGGATGGCCTCGTGTGCCTCCTGGGCCGAGTCGCTCTTCTTCGCGTAGTGGCGCGGCTTCTCCGGCACCGACTCCGGCCCGTACAGCTCGGCGGCCTGACGACGCGCGGCGGTGATCGCCTCCGTGGACAGCGTCACCGAGTCGGTACGCATATAGGTGATGTAGCCGTTCTCGTACAGCCGCTGGGCCACCTGCATGGTGACCTTGGAGGAGAAGCGCAGGCGCCGGGAGGCCTCCTGCTGCAGCGTGGAGGTGGTGAACGCCGGTGAAGGACGGCGGCTGTAGGGCTTCTCCTCGAGGGAGTCGACCTCGAAACTGGCCTTCGTCAGACCCTCGGCCAGCGACTCTGCCGCCTCTCGGTCCAGCACCGTGACCTCGGACTTCGAGCGGGTGGACTTCAGCTGCCCTCGATCATCGAAGTCGGAGCCGGAGGCCACGCGGGCGCCGTCGACGGCATACAGCTTCGCGGAGAAGGACTCGTCACCCTCCGTGGTGAAGGTGCCCGAGAGGTCCCAGTAGGAGGCTGGGATGAACGCCATGCGCTCGCGCTCACGTTCCACGACCAGGCGGGTGGCCACCGACTGCACACGGCCCGCGGAGAGTCCGCGGCCGATCTTGCGCCACAGCACCGGCGAGATCTCATAGCCGTAGAGGCGGTCCAGGATCCGACGGGTCTCCTGTGCGTCGACCAGGTCCTCGTCGATCTGGCGGACGTTGTCCAGGGCCCGGGTGATGCCCTCTCTGGTGATCTCGGTGAAGGTCATCCGGTAGACCGGGACCTTGGGCTTGAGCACCTCGAGCAGGTGCCACGCGATGGCCTCGCCCTCGCGGTCGGCGTCCGTGGCGAGATAGAGCTCGCTGGCCTCCTTGAGCGCGCGCTTGAGCTCGGCGACCTTCTTCTTCTTCGACTCGGAGATCACGTAATAGGGCTCGAACCCGCCCTCCGGATTGACCGCGAACTTCCCGAACGGACCCTTCTTCATCTCCGCAGGAAGGTCCGAGGGCTGCGGCAGGTCACGGATGTGTCCGGCCGAGGCGTCGACGATGAAGTCGTCACCCAGGTACTTGGCGATCGACCTGCTCTTGGCGGGCGACTCGACGATCACCAGCTTCTTGCCTGCTGCGGCCTTGGGGGGCACTGCTCTCCTCGACGTCGGGTTGGGTGGGCGGCGGTGCTCAATATATCAGTGCCCCGGATCGGTGCCCCCGCCCCCGTCCAGGGCCCCTCCGGCCTACGGGGACGAGGCGTCGGCCGGAGCGACGGGGGAAGCACCGAACTCAGGTGCCGCCCCGGAGTGTCCCCCGGAATCTGCCCCGGTGTCTTCCCCGGCATCTTCCCCGGCGTCTTCCGCGGCGTCTTCCCCGGAGCCCGCCTGGGCAGGCGTCGCGGCGGCGGAACGGACAGGCTCCTCGATGGCGGAGACGAAATAGTGCAGCCGCATGTCCGGGTCCTCCTCGGGATGCTCGTTGCAGGCCTGCTCGTACTCGGCCACCAACGCATACAGACGCTGTTTGAACTCCTGGGCCCGATCCCCGTCCAGCGAGAGGATCCCCGAAGAGAGGATCGGATGCAGCTCTTCCGAAGAGGGGCCGCGCTGCTCGCGGCGCAGGATCTCGTCACTGATGCGCCGTTGCAGCGACTTGATCTGCGCGTTCGCATAGGCGTTCTTGGCATGCGCCGAGGAGTCGAAGCCCGAGATCCGCAGCCGCCGGGCGGCCGCCTGCCAGTAGCGGTTCCTGCCGTCGCCGTGGCGTTCCACGCGGCGGATGTAGCCGTACTTCTCCAGGGCCCGCAGGTGGTAGCTCATCGCGGAGGGGGTGACGTCGCACTGCTCGGCCAGCTCAGTGGCCGTATAGACCCGGTGGGTGCCGAAGAGCTCGTCCAGGGCCGTCAGACGCGCCTCATGGGCGAGCGCCCGGATCGCCTGCACATCCTTGATGACGACCGCGGGCGGCAGATCAGCATGGTCGTGCCCTGCCTCCGGGGCAGGCGCACCCGTCGACACGTCGTCCTGATCTGCGAATGCGGCGCGAGGTGACATGCAGGAAGTCTAGACGAGCAGATGTGACGCACACATCACGGGACGTCACGGAACACCCCTGGACCACCTGTGAGGAGCGGCGGATCGACACGGCCGACCCTCTCGGGAGCACCCTCAGAAACGCCCCGCGCCCTCCCCAGACGCCTCGGTCAGGAACCCGTCCACATAAAGGTCCCGGATCTCGCCGCGCAGACCGGCGGTGAGCTCGGCGACGTCGACCGTGCCGTCGTCGAGCAGCGCACCCACTGCGGTGATCAGCTGCCCCACGGCGAACTCGCCATCGGCCGCCCCCAGCACCCCCGCCGCCCCGGAGGAGACCGGCCGGATGCGACGCAGCCCTCCGCCCTGCCGGGCGAGGATGACCTCCGGATCGGCGGCGCCGAAACGCTGGTGCCGCTCTTCGGTGACATCTTCGGCGACGACGAGCCTGAGGTCCAGCACGGCGTCCGGCTCCCGCGCCACGGCGAGCGCACGCTGGGTGGTGCACCCCAGCGCCGGGCCCAGCGGCTGGTCGACCGGGTGGGTGATCTCCTCCGCCCGGCACCAGGTCACCGAGGAGGAGCCATCGTCGCCCACCTCCGGACGATGCAGCCAGACCATGCCGAAGCCCACGGCGGAGACACCCCGGGCGGCGAAGTCCTCCACATAGTCGGAGTACCGGCCGCGGTAGTCGTCGAGATCTCGCTGCTCGGAGGCGTCGCGAAGCCATGTCTCCGCGTAGCCGGGGCCGTCCTGCAGATCCCGTTGGATGAACCAGGCGTCCAGTCCGGCCTCCTCTGCCCAGCGACGCGGCCGCTGCTGCCAGTCGACCTCGCCGTGGACCTCCCAGTTGCCCAGCATCTGGGCCGTCCCGCCGGGTGCCAGCACCGCCGGAAGCCCAGCGACCAGCTCTGCCATCAGCTCGTCCCCGGTGCGGCCTCCGTCGCGATAGGTATACCGCTCCCCCACCCTGGCCTCGGTGGCGCGCGGGGTGATGACGAACGGCGGATTGGAGACGACCAGGTCGAAGCGCTCGTCGGCCACCGGCTCCAGGAGGCTGCCCTCACGCAGCTCCACGCGAGCGTCCAACCGAGCGGGGTCCAGCCTCAGCGCCTCGGCGTTGAGCAGCAGGTTGAAGCGGGCGAAGCCCAGCGCACGCGAGGAGATGTCGGTGGCGACCACATGCTCGGCGTGGTCCAGCAGCTGGAAGAGCTGGATGCCGCAGCCGGTGCCGATGTCCAGGGCCCGCCGCACGGGCCGCCGGTGAGTGATCGAGGCCAGTGTCAGACTGGCCTGCCCGATCCCGAGCACATGCTCGGCAGGCAGCGCGCCGTCCACCTGATGCGAGGACAGATCAGAGGCGACCCAGAGGTCCTCGGTCGAGGACCCGCCCGCCACCTGGAAGGGGCGCAGGTCCACCGACGGCCGACACAGCGGACCGTCCCGGTGGGCCAGGCCCAGCCGGACCAGCCCCGCGGCACCGACGCCGGGCAGCGCAGAGTCGACGACGACGGCGGGCACCTCCACGTCCAGCAGCCACAGCGCGGCCAGCACCGCCCCGGGATCCGGCCGCTGAGCGGCGAGCAGCCGACCCACCTGCAGCTGCCCCGGGGCGATCTGCTCCCGACTCAGGGCCGCCACCGCGTCCTCGCCGAGCAGCTCGGCCACGTGCAGGTTGGTGAAGCCGGCGGCGAGCAGGTCGCCGCGCAGCGCGGCCACCAGGTCCAGATCTGCGGAGGAGGGGGCGGGCAGCGCCGCGGCGGACTCGCGGGACAGGCGGGGCATCGGTGTCAGGACCTCTCCAGGGGCACGGGAGCAGGGAGCTGCGAGGGCCGGGAGAGCCGGTCCTCACACGCCGCGCAGCGGGTCGTCTCAGGGATGTGGCGGCAGTCCTCGCAGTACAGCTGAAGAGTCGAGCAGCCGCGGTCGAGGCAGTTGTGGAGGGTGCTGGTGGGAGCCGCACAGCGCGTGCACTCTCCCACGGTGACGGAGTCCTGGCTGAATCGGGTGTTCATCCGCCCGTCGAACACGTACAGCTCGCCCTCCCAGAGGCCGGAGTCCCCGTAGGTCTCCCCGTAGCGCACGATGCCGCCGTCGAGCTGGTAGACCTCTTCGAAACCGCGGTTGCGCATCAGCGAGGAGAGCACCTCGCAGCGGATGCCCCCGGTGCAGTAGGTGACCACCGGCTGGTCCTTCAGATGGTCGTACTTGCCGGAGTCCAGCTCTGCGACGAAGTCTCGCGTGGTCTCGGTCTCCGGGACCACGGCGTCCTTGAACCGGCCGATCCGGGCCTCCACCGCATTGCGTCCGTCGAAGAAGGCGACCTCCACACCCTCGGCCCGGCGAGCGTCGACCAGCTCATGGACCTCATGCGGCGTCAGGTGCTGACCCCCGCCGATCACCCCGGACTCATCGACCTGCACCTCGTCCGGGACGCCGAAG
It contains:
- the topA gene encoding type I DNA topoisomerase, with the protein product MPPKAAAGKKLVIVESPAKSRSIAKYLGDDFIVDASAGHIRDLPQPSDLPAEMKKGPFGKFAVNPEGGFEPYYVISESKKKKVAELKRALKEASELYLATDADREGEAIAWHLLEVLKPKVPVYRMTFTEITREGITRALDNVRQIDEDLVDAQETRRILDRLYGYEISPVLWRKIGRGLSAGRVQSVATRLVVERERERMAFIPASYWDLSGTFTTEGDESFSAKLYAVDGARVASGSDFDDRGQLKSTRSKSEVTVLDREAAESLAEGLTKASFEVDSLEEKPYSRRPSPAFTTSTLQQEASRRLRFSSKVTMQVAQRLYENGYITYMRTDSVTLSTEAITAARRQAAELYGPESVPEKPRHYAKKSDSAQEAHEAIRPAGDHFRTPGQVAGELSKEEFRLYELVWKRTVASQMADAKGFTASVRLTGQAVDGRRATFGASGTVITFPGFFAAYEEIREKTAGDGEEKDDASGSGDKRLPKLEKGESITGEDVRAKGHETTPPARYTEASIVAELEKREIGRPSTYAPTISTIMDRGYVTKRGSALVPSWTAFSVIRLLEEHFGRYVDYDFTARMEDDLDQIARGEIEREAWLQGFYFGADSGVEGLRHVVDNLGEIDARAINSMEIAEGVTLRVGRYGPYLERPAAEGDEAAQPLRANIPEELAPDELTAARAEELFEQAQHSGRVLGHDPETGREIVAKDGRYGPYVTEVVEEMTEEQVQAHMDAQPTEYYKNGKPKPKKKPAKVKPRTGSLLKDMSLETVTLEDALKLLSLPRVVGVDADGEEITAQNGRFGPYLKKGTDSRSLESEEQLFTVTLEQAQAIYAQPKQRGRRQAAKPLAEFGQDPTSEKPVVVKDGRFGPYVTDGETNMTVPRGTSVESLTKDRAFELLAEKRAKAPAKKGGRTAGSGSKASSAKKSSSAKKASTKKAATAGSGK
- a CDS encoding rhodanese-related sulfurtransferase; this translates as MSISRIVLYYTFTPLSDPEAVRLWQHTLCRELGLKGRIIVSPHGLNGTVGGELSAVKQYVKQTRTYGPFRDMEFKWSDGGAEDFPRLSVKVRPELVAFGVPDEVQVDESGVIGGGQHLTPHEVHELVDARRAEGVEVAFFDGRNAVEARIGRFKDAVVPETETTRDFVAELDSGKYDHLKDQPVVTYCTGGIRCEVLSSLMRNRGFEEVYQLDGGIVRYGETYGDSGLWEGELYVFDGRMNTRFSQDSVTVGECTRCAAPTSTLHNCLDRGCSTLQLYCEDCRHIPETTRCAACEDRLSRPSQLPAPVPLERS
- a CDS encoding winged helix-turn-helix domain-containing protein, encoding MSPRAAFADQDDVSTGAPAPEAGHDHADLPPAVVIKDVQAIRALAHEARLTALDELFGTHRVYTATELAEQCDVTPSAMSYHLRALEKYGYIRRVERHGDGRNRYWQAAARRLRISGFDSSAHAKNAYANAQIKSLQRRISDEILRREQRGPSSEELHPILSSGILSLDGDRAQEFKQRLYALVAEYEQACNEHPEEDPDMRLHYFVSAIEEPVRSAAATPAQAGSGEDAAEDAGEDAGEDTGADSGGHSGAAPEFGASPVAPADASSP
- a CDS encoding DUF7059 domain-containing protein, whose amino-acid sequence is MPRLSRESAAALPAPSSADLDLVAALRGDLLAAGFTNLHVAELLGEDAVAALSREQIAPGQLQVGRLLAAQRPDPGAVLAALWLLDVEVPAVVVDSALPGVGAAGLVRLGLAHRDGPLCRPSVDLRPFQVAGGSSTEDLWVASDLSSHQVDGALPAEHVLGIGQASLTLASITHRRPVRRALDIGTGCGIQLFQLLDHAEHVVATDISSRALGFARFNLLLNAEALRLDPARLDARVELREGSLLEPVADERFDLVVSNPPFVITPRATEARVGERYTYRDGGRTGDELMAELVAGLPAVLAPGGTAQMLGNWEVHGEVDWQQRPRRWAEEAGLDAWFIQRDLQDGPGYAETWLRDASEQRDLDDYRGRYSDYVEDFAARGVSAVGFGMVWLHRPEVGDDGSSSVTWCRAEEITHPVDQPLGPALGCTTQRALAVAREPDAVLDLRLVVAEDVTEERHQRFGAADPEVILARQGGGLRRIRPVSSGAAGVLGAADGEFAVGQLITAVGALLDDGTVDVAELTAGLRGEIRDLYVDGFLTEASGEGAGRF
- a CDS encoding Ppx/GppA family phosphatase encodes the protein MRLGVLDIGSNTVHLLLVDAHIGAKPEAFASHKRPLSLVRHLDSDGAITVQGQEELIGFIDEAARFAARHRAEDLLSFCTSAIREATNGDEVLARVAAQTDVELMELTGAQESAMTFLAARRWRGWSAGHILNFDIGGGSFEIAYGQDELPTSAMSVPLGAGRLTRDWLPDDPPTKDQIKALKTYVREEVEAARLEFPTPNSHTEVLATSKTFRSLARMTGAAPSAAGPYEPRVLTHKDLKALVKRLGLMSAAERAELPGVSTIRARQVFAGALVAETAMRAFGVEELQICPWALREGLILRRLDALVRENAVEVSHAPGVGHVDLARELNRPRRDDVAASRAAVEHAHR